One genomic segment of Alternaria dauci strain A2016 chromosome 8, whole genome shotgun sequence includes these proteins:
- a CDS encoding 40S ribosomal protein eS1, with product MAVGKNKRLSKGKKGLKKKTDTFAKKDWYNIKAPGTFAVRDVGKTLVNRTTGLKNANDALKGRIFEVSLADLQKDEDHAFRKVKLRVDEVQGKNCLTNFHGLDFTSDKLRSLVRKWQSLIEANVVVKTTDDYLLRLFCIAFTKRRPNQVKKTTYAQSSQIRAIRKKMVEIMARDASACTLAQLTQKLIPEVIGREIEKATQGIYPLQNVHVRKVKLLKAPKFDLGALLGLHGESSQDDSGQKVEREFKETVLEQV from the exons ATGGCTGTCGGCAAGAACAAGCGTCTTTCAAAGGGAAAGAAGGGtctcaagaagaagaccgaCACCTTCGCGAAGAAGGACTGGTACAACATCAAGGCCCCAGGAACTTTCGCCGTCCGAGA TGTCGGAAAGACCCTCGTCAACCGCACCACCGGTCTCAAGAACGCCAACGACGCTCTGAAGGGCCGGATATTCGAGGTTTCGCTCGCCGATCTCCAGAAGGATGAGGACCACGCTTTCCGCAAGGTCAAGCTCCGCGTCGACGAGGTCCAGGGCAAGAACTGCCTGACCAACTTCCACGGTCTCGACTTCACCTCCGACAAGCTCCGCTCCCTCGTCCGCAAGTGGCAATCCCTCATCGAGGCCAACGTCGTTGTCAAGACCACCGACGACTACCTCCTCCGCCTCTTCTGCATTGCCTTCACCAAGCGACGACCGAACCAGGTCAAGAAGACCACATACGCCCAGTCGTCCCAGATCAGGGCCATCCGCAAGAAGATGGTTGAGATCATGGCCCGCGACGCCAGCGCGTGCACCCTCGCCCAGCTTACCCAGAAGCTCATCCCCGAGGTCATCGGTCGCGAGATCGAGAAGGCCACCCAGGGCATCTACCCTCTCCAGAAC GTACACGTACGAAAGGTCAAGCTCCTCAAGGCACCCAAGTTCGACCTTGGTGCCCTCCTCGGTCTCCACGGCGAGTCAAGCCAGGATGACTCTGGCCAGAAGGTTGAGCGTGAGTTCAAGGAGACCGTCCTTGAGCAGGTTTAA